The proteins below come from a single Halomonas binhaiensis genomic window:
- a CDS encoding GntR family transcriptional regulator — translation MEKIQPRSLYLEVADRIRDLIERGTLLPGEKIAEKQLCESFGVSRTPLREALKVLTSEGLVENLPNRGSRVVRLTRTGVQNTYDVMGALEGLSGELACPNITDAELARVRKLHQRMLEFYRRKEIKPYFEINQQIHEAILAASHNDVLIEMYNNLSQRVKRVRYSVEMGEDNWTQAVSDHEAMLEALEARDGPRLGAILRQHLRHKLEVAEVSGIIDA, via the coding sequence ATGGAAAAAATTCAGCCGCGCAGCCTGTATCTGGAAGTGGCCGACAGGATCCGCGACCTGATCGAACGGGGAACGCTGCTTCCCGGCGAGAAAATCGCCGAGAAGCAGCTCTGCGAAAGCTTTGGCGTCTCAAGAACTCCACTACGCGAAGCCCTCAAGGTACTGACCTCAGAGGGGCTGGTGGAAAACCTGCCCAATCGCGGCTCACGGGTTGTGCGTCTGACTCGCACTGGCGTACAGAATACCTACGACGTCATGGGAGCTCTGGAAGGACTGTCCGGAGAACTGGCCTGCCCTAATATCACCGATGCAGAGCTTGCCAGAGTACGCAAGCTCCACCAGCGCATGCTCGAGTTTTATCGGCGCAAGGAAATCAAGCCGTACTTTGAGATCAACCAGCAGATCCACGAAGCCATTCTCGCCGCCTCGCACAATGACGTACTTATCGAGATGTACAACAATCTCAGCCAACGCGTTAAACGCGTTCGCTACAGTGTGGAAATGGGCGAGGACAACTGGACTCAGGCTGTCAGTGATCACGAGGCTATGCTCGAGGCTCTGGAAGCCCGGGACGGTCCCCGGCTTGGTGCCATCCTGCGCCAGCATCTGCGTCACAAACTGGAAGTGGCAGAGGTGTCAGGCATCATCGACGCCTAG
- a CDS encoding GlcG/HbpS family heme-binding protein, producing MAGQVYMAKVMLERRQVRALIDAGLSFAREQALPPLTMVVLDAGGNVVVAEREDGCSALRYAVALGKANAALGMGISSGTIGARNAERPAFLASVAAAAEGCFVPVAGGVLVLDSDDCVIGAVGVSGASSDEDQQVASHGIESLRWKVGLAPD from the coding sequence ATGGCCGGACAAGTTTATATGGCAAAAGTGATGCTGGAGCGTCGCCAGGTCAGGGCGCTGATTGACGCGGGGTTGTCCTTTGCTCGTGAGCAGGCCCTGCCGCCCTTGACGATGGTCGTTCTGGATGCAGGAGGTAACGTGGTGGTAGCTGAGCGAGAAGATGGCTGCAGCGCATTGCGCTATGCGGTGGCGCTTGGCAAGGCCAATGCGGCGCTGGGGATGGGCATTTCCAGCGGCACCATTGGAGCACGTAATGCGGAACGCCCAGCATTTCTCGCCAGCGTGGCCGCTGCCGCGGAGGGATGCTTCGTGCCGGTTGCTGGTGGGGTACTGGTTCTCGACAGTGATGACTGTGTGATCGGTGCGGTTGGCGTCAGCGGCGCCTCTTCCGATGAGGACCAGCAAGTCGCGTCACACGGCATTGAATCCCTGCGCTGGAAGGTGGGGCTGGCACCTGACTGA
- a CDS encoding TRAP transporter substrate-binding protein, translating into MKQLKRVLVLAASVLVLGAGSAQANEIEIKFGHVGGPGSLFEITTKEFARLANERLEGEANVVIYGSSQLGNDSQMLSKLKLGTIDMALPSSVMSSVAPEFSVFEMPYLIENRDHFRKVRDDVLRDVLGQAAEEKRYHLIGIWENGFRQITNNVRPIVKPDDLKGIKLRTPNGIWRVEMFKSYGANPAPMALSEAFVALQTGAMDGQENPLVQIFSQRFQEVQDYLSLSNHVYTPAYVIAGASWDRLPEHVQEVLEQTAREVEDYALEQGKSLDDSLLSEFEAAGMEINEVDTQAFIEGSAPIYEKFSAEVEGGQQLLDQIEALRP; encoded by the coding sequence ATGAAACAGCTGAAGCGTGTTCTTGTTCTGGCGGCATCAGTACTGGTATTGGGTGCCGGCAGCGCCCAGGCCAATGAGATTGAAATCAAGTTCGGCCATGTAGGTGGCCCAGGTTCGTTATTCGAGATCACTACCAAGGAGTTTGCGCGGCTTGCCAACGAGCGCCTCGAGGGTGAGGCCAACGTCGTGATCTATGGCTCAAGTCAGTTGGGTAACGACTCTCAGATGCTCAGCAAGCTGAAGCTGGGCACCATCGACATGGCCTTGCCGTCATCGGTCATGTCTAGCGTGGCACCGGAGTTTTCGGTGTTCGAGATGCCTTACTTGATCGAGAATCGCGACCATTTTCGCAAGGTGCGGGATGACGTTCTCCGCGATGTGCTTGGTCAGGCGGCAGAGGAAAAGCGTTATCACCTGATCGGTATCTGGGAAAACGGTTTCCGCCAGATCACCAACAATGTGCGTCCCATCGTGAAGCCAGATGATCTAAAGGGTATCAAGCTGCGCACTCCAAATGGCATCTGGCGGGTCGAGATGTTCAAGAGTTATGGCGCCAATCCGGCTCCAATGGCTCTGTCCGAAGCCTTCGTGGCCCTGCAGACTGGCGCCATGGATGGACAGGAAAATCCGCTGGTCCAGATCTTTTCCCAGCGCTTCCAGGAGGTGCAGGACTACCTGTCGCTGTCCAACCACGTCTACACCCCTGCCTATGTGATTGCGGGCGCAAGCTGGGATCGCCTGCCTGAGCATGTGCAAGAAGTGCTGGAGCAGACGGCAAGGGAAGTCGAGGACTATGCGCTTGAGCAGGGCAAGTCTCTGGATGACAGCCTGCTGTCGGAATTCGAAGCCGCGGGCATGGAAATCAACGAGGTTGATACTCAAGCATTTATTGAAGGTTCAGCGCCTATCTA